A stretch of the Equus caballus isolate H_3958 breed thoroughbred chromosome X, TB-T2T, whole genome shotgun sequence genome encodes the following:
- the OR11N2 gene encoding olfactory receptor family 11 subfamily N member 2 (The RefSeq protein has 2 substitutions compared to this genomic sequence) has protein sequence MVSREEENMTQVSEFILLGLGDLHGLQFLLFGVFLVIYVMTLISNIVILTVVSTDHSLHTPMYFFLGHFSCLEISYTTTIEPTMLRTLLSAHVPISFPGCACQFYFFAALVATECFFLAVMSYDRYIAICNPLHYSTIMDHCGCLQLAGASWVAGFVAPILLMVFMFRLTFCAANEIDHFFCDLKPIMKLACTDTQVAEIISFICTSLFALGPFLLNLASYTCIISTILRIPSITGKQRAFSTCSSHLTVVCLYYGTLGIVYGFPSGPQDEDLLKLLSLLYTVLTPALNPIIYTLRNKDIKVALRKLVR, from the coding sequence ATGGTcagcagagaagaagaaaatatgactCAAGTTTCAGAATTTATCCTTTTGGGTTTGGGGGATCTCCACGgccttcagtttcttcttttcgGGGTATTTCTGGTCATCTATGTGATGACTCTCATAAGCAACATTGTAATCCTAACTGTGGTGTCAACTGATCACTCCCTGCACACCCCTATGTATTTCTTTCTTGGCCACTTCTCCTGCTTAGAGATTAGCTATACCACTACCATTGAGCCCACGATGTTGAGGACATTGCTATCAGCTCATGTACCTATTTCTTTCCCAGGCTGTGCttgccagttttatttttttgctgcCTTGGTGGCTACAGAATGCTTCTTCCTGGCTGTAATGTCTTATGATCGCTACATAGCCATCTGTAACCCGTTGCATTACTCCACCATGATGGACCACTGTGGTTGCTTACAGCTAGCTGGTGCCTCTTGGGTGGCTGGATTTGTGGCACCTATTCTTCTCATGGTCTTCATTTTTCGGTTAACATTCTGTGCTGCCAATGAGAttgaccacttcttctgtgatTTGAAGCCCATCATGAAACTGGCCTGCACTGATACTCAAGTAGCTGAGATTATCTCTTTTATATGCACCTCTTTATTTGCCCTCGGCCCCTTCCTGCTAAATCTGGCTTCTTATACTTGCATCATCTCCACCATTCTGAGAATTCCTTCTATCACAGGGAAGCAGAGGGCCTTCTCCACTTGTTCCTCCCATCTGACAGTGGTCTGTCTGTATTATGGGACACTGGGCATTGTCTATGGCTTTCCATCAGGGCCTCAGGATGAAGACTTACTGAAGTTGCTTTCCCTTTTGTATACAGTGCTTACCCCTGCGCTCAACCCTATTATTTACACCCTAAGGAACAAGGATATAAAGGTAGCTCTGAGAAAATTGGTGCGTTGA
- the OR5BP3 gene encoding olfactory receptor 5G9 gives MAQLTAPAILDVTAAQSLGSLFSASQGTSQEGRNFAILMILPTAQKWPNLERETCSGPMGAGNTSKLSEFFLVGLTNDPQLQSILFSLFTFIYAVTVVGNLGLLALIVVSPRLHTPMYFFLSNLSFLDFCYSSVTVPKMLMGFFSDCQTISFSGCVVQTSFFLIFAVTEFFLLASMAYDRYVAICNPLLYHIIMSPRLYLQLVAASYAVGLMNMMLLTSTTFHLTFCKSRVITHYFCDILPLLKLSCSDTHVLQLLLFACGGFNVSVSLPIVLVSYTCIFLAIIRIPSAQGKHKTFSTCASHLTAVSLYYGTTVFIYLRPSSEYLLGRHSLVSVFYTVVIPMINPMIYSLRNKDVKETFGNVLKKTSQFFSLPTPRFP, from the exons ATGGCACAGCTTACTGCTCCAGCCATCTTGGACGTCACAGCTGCTCAGTCCCTGGGCTCACTTTTCTCGGCATCTCAGGGGACCAGTCAAGAAGGCAGGAACTTTGCTATATTAATGATTCTTCCAACTGCACAGAAATGGCCAAACTTGGAGCGGGAA ACATGCAGTGGCCCAATGGGAGCAGGCAACACCAGCAAGTTGAGTGAATTCTTCCTCGTGGGCCTCACCAATGATCCTCAGCTTCAGTCCatcctcttttccctcttcacCTTCATCTATGCAGTCACAGTGGTGGGAAACCTGGGCCTCCTTGCCCTCATTGTAGTTAGCCCACgactccacactcccatgtatttcttcctcagcAACCTGTCCTTTCTTGACTTCTGTTATTCTTCAGTCACAGTCCCAAAAATGTTGATGGGGTTTTTCTCTGACTGCCAAACCATCTCCTTCTCTGGTTGTGTGGTCCAGACAAGCTTCTTTTTGATCTTTGCTGTCACTGAGTTCTTCCTCCTGGCTTcaatggcctatgaccgctatgtggccatctgcaacccTCTGCTGTACCATATCATCATGTCCCCAAGGCTCTATTTGCAGCTAGTGGCTGCTAGCTATGCAGTGGGCCTGATGAACATGATGCTCCTCACTAGCACAACCTTTCATCTGACCTTCTGTAAGTCCCGTGTCATCACTCACTACTTCTGTGATATTCTTCCCCTTTTAAAACTCTCCTGCTCTGACACACATGTCCTCCAGCTTCTCCTCTTTGCTTGTGGTGGCTTTAATGTGTCTGTGTCCCTGCCAATTGTCCTGGTCTCCTACACATGTATCTTCTTGGCTATCATCAGAATCCCCTCAGCCCAGGGCAAACATAAGACATTCTCCACTTGTGCTTCCCACCTGACTGCTGTCAGCCTGTACTATGGAACCACAGTGTTCATTTACTTGCGCCCATCCTCTGAGTACTTATTAGGCAGGCACAGCTTGGTCTCTGTATTCTACACAGTGGTCATCCCCATGATCAATCCCATGATCTACAGTCTGAGAAACAAAGATGTGAAGGAAACATTTGGGAATGTTCTCAAAAAGACCTCacaattcttctctcttcccactcccAGATTTCCATGA